In Helianthus annuus cultivar XRQ/B chromosome 9, HanXRQr2.0-SUNRISE, whole genome shotgun sequence, the following are encoded in one genomic region:
- the LOC110865988 gene encoding tubby-like F-box protein 8, translating to MSFRSIVRDVRDGFGSLSRRGFDVRLSGHHNRGKSQGSVNDLSDSNQAVLVIQNSRWANLPPELLFDVIKRLEESESSWPARKHVVACAAVCRSWRSMCKEIVRTPESCGKLTFPVSLKQPGSRDGTIQCFIKRDKSNLTYHLFLCLSPAALLVENGKFLLSAKRTRRTTCTEYVISMDPDNISRSSSTYIGKLRSNFLGTKFIIYDTQPPHSDTQIPPPGRSSRRFNSKKVSPKVPSGSGSYNIAHITYELNVLGTRGPRRMHCIMHSIPASSLEPGGSVPGQPELLLPSHSLEDSFRSISFSKSMDRSTEFSSSRFSEIMGAAITSDVAESEKSKLPLVLKNKAPRWHEQLQCWCLNFKGRVTIASVKNFQLIAAQQPPVAPPPPPAAGTSQPAQSEHDKVILQFGKVGKDMFTMDYRYPLSAFQAFAICLSSFDTKLACE from the exons ATGTCTTTCCGTAGCATAGTTCGTGACGTACGTGATGGGTTCGGGAGCCTATCGAGGCGCGGTTTTGACGTTAGGCTTTCCGGGCATCACAACAGAGGAAAGTCGCAGGGTTCGGTTAACGATTTGAGCGATAGTAATCAGGCCGTTCTCGTGATTCAAAACAGCCGGTGGGCTAATCTTCCACCCGAGCTTCTTTTTGATGTAATTAAACGATTGGAAGAAAGTGAAAGTAGTTGGCCTGCAAGAAAACATGTTGTTGCTTGTGCTGCTGTTTGTCGATCGTGGAGGAGTATGTGTAAGGAGATTGTAAGAACCCCTGAATCGTGCGGGAAGCTTACTTTTCCCGTTTCCCTGAAGCAG CCGGGATCTCGTGATGGGACCATTCAATGCTTCATAAAGAGAGATAAATCCAACTTGACATACCATCTATTCCTTTGTCTTAGTCCAG CGGCTTTGCTTGTTGAAAACGGGAAATTCTTGCTCTCTGCAAAACGAACACGCAGAACGACATGCACCGAGTATGTCATATCCATGGATCCTGATAACATCTCAAGATCAAGCAGCACTTACATCGGAAAACTAAG ATCGAATTTTCTTGGCACAAAGTTTATAATATACGACACACAACCGCCACATTCCGACACTCAGATACCACCACCAGGGCGATCAAGCCGAAGATTCAACTCCAAAAAAGTCTCACCAAAAGTACCAAGTGGCAGTGGCAGTTACAATATTGCCCACATTACCTACGAGCTTAACGTGCTTGGGACACGGGGCCCACGTAGGATGCACTGTATTATGCATTCAATCCCCGCATCATCACTTGAGCCAGGCGGGTCAGTCCCCGGTCAACCCGAGCTCCTTCTCCCGTCCCACTCGTTAGAAGACTCGTTCAGGAGCATTTCGTTCTCAAAGTCGATGGACCGATCCACCGAATTCAGCAGCTCGAGATTTTCCGAAATCATGGGGGCCGCCATAACAAGTGACGTGGCCGAGAGTGAAAAGTCAAAATTGCCCTTGGTTTTAAAAAACAAGGCGCCTAGGTGGCATGAACAGTTGCAGTGCTGGTGTTTAAATTTCAAGGGGCGGGTGACGATCGCTTCGGTCAAGAACTTTCAGCTGATCGCCGCCCAGCAGCCGCCTGTggcgccaccaccaccgccagcGGCGGGAACGTCTCAGCCGGCCCAATCGGAGCATGATAAAGTCATCTTGCAGTTTGGCAAAGTCGGTAAAGACATGTTCACCATGGATTATAGGTATCCGTTATCTGCGTTTCAAGCTTTCGCTATCTGTTTAAGCAGCTTCGACACCAAGCTAGCTTGTGAATAA